Proteins found in one Terriglobia bacterium genomic segment:
- the rimM gene encoding ribosome maturation factor RimM (Essential for efficient processing of 16S rRNA), with translation MDPAARPSHIAIARIVRPRSNRGEVLVELHTDFPARFSLLNRVWVEFPDGRRECLELERCWEHQGRQVLKFGSIDSIADAEQLTGAWIEIEADQVVPLPEGTFWDHELIGCSVRNRGGELLGVVTDVMRIAGNHQLVVRGEHGEFLVPVVAAICKEISIARKEILVELPEGLMDLNP, from the coding sequence GTGGATCCCGCCGCCCGACCTTCCCATATCGCAATTGCCCGAATCGTAAGGCCCCGGAGTAACCGGGGCGAAGTTCTAGTTGAACTGCACACGGATTTCCCTGCACGCTTCAGCCTTCTGAACCGAGTCTGGGTGGAATTCCCGGACGGCCGAAGGGAGTGTCTCGAACTCGAACGTTGCTGGGAGCATCAGGGCAGGCAGGTGCTGAAGTTCGGCTCGATCGATTCGATCGCCGATGCTGAGCAATTGACAGGCGCATGGATTGAAATCGAAGCGGATCAAGTTGTTCCGCTTCCCGAAGGTACTTTTTGGGATCATGAACTGATCGGATGCTCGGTGCGCAATCGGGGCGGGGAGCTTTTAGGCGTGGTCACCGACGTGATGCGCATTGCGGGAAATCATCAGCTTGTCGTTCGAGGCGAGCACGGGGAGTTCCTGGTTCCCGTGGTTGCCGCAATCTGTAAGGAGATTTCCATTGCACGCAAGGAGATCCTGGTAGAACTACCGGAAGGTTTGATGGATCTGAACCCATGA
- a CDS encoding KH domain-containing protein, with protein sequence MKVLVEMIAKALVDNPEQVVVTEVEGEQTTVLELRVAPSDLGKVIGKQGRTARCIRTLLGAAGMKLRKRFVLEILE encoded by the coding sequence ATGAAAGTTCTAGTAGAAATGATAGCGAAAGCGCTCGTGGACAATCCAGAACAGGTGGTGGTGACGGAGGTTGAGGGGGAACAAACCACGGTATTGGAGCTTCGCGTGGCCCCATCCGATCTTGGCAAAGTCATCGGGAAGCAGGGGCGCACCGCGCGATGCATCCGAACCCTTTTGGGCGCGGCCGGGATGAAGCTCCGCAAACGGTTCGTCCTGGAAATACTGGAGTAG
- the trmD gene encoding tRNA (guanosine(37)-N1)-methyltransferase TrmD, giving the protein MRFDIITIFPELFHGVLACGILRRARHSGVLDARIVDLREFTSDKHRTVDDRPYGGGEGMVLMPGPLFDAVEFCRGQKGKTESQVVLLSPQGRPWSQEMALQFATIPHAILICGRYEGVDQRVVDSLVDREVSVGDYILTGGEIPAMVILDSVVRLLPGALGNKESALNESFCTGFLDYPQYTRPAVFRGMSVPEVLLSGDHARIDRWRKERALEKTRECRPEMVKNQIPRSVL; this is encoded by the coding sequence ATGAGATTTGATATCATCACAATTTTTCCGGAGCTGTTCCACGGTGTTCTGGCGTGCGGGATCCTGCGGCGCGCTCGGCATTCCGGGGTCCTCGATGCCCGGATCGTGGATCTGCGCGAGTTCACCTCCGACAAGCATCGGACTGTGGATGATCGTCCTTATGGGGGCGGCGAAGGCATGGTTCTCATGCCCGGACCCCTGTTCGATGCTGTCGAGTTTTGCCGCGGGCAGAAAGGCAAGACAGAGTCCCAGGTAGTCCTCCTTTCACCCCAAGGCAGACCCTGGTCGCAGGAAATGGCCCTCCAATTCGCGACAATTCCGCATGCAATCCTCATTTGCGGCCGATATGAGGGGGTAGACCAGAGGGTTGTGGACAGCCTTGTGGACAGGGAAGTCTCGGTTGGAGATTATATCCTGACGGGCGGCGAGATCCCCGCAATGGTAATTCTCGATTCGGTGGTCCGACTCCTGCCCGGGGCGCTGGGAAACAAGGAATCCGCTTTGAATGAGAGTTTTTGCACCGGATTCCTGGATTACCCACAATATACGCGCCCAGCCGTATTCCGCGGGATGTCCGTGCCCGAGGTCCTGCTCTCTGGCGATCATGCCAGAATCGACCGATGGCGCAAAGAACGGGCATTGGAAAAAACTCGGGAGTGCCGACCAGAGATGGTCAAGAATCAAATCCCTAGGAGTGTGTTATGA
- a CDS encoding thiamine phosphate synthase, translated as MSRVRRPVFCYITDRHQLPVASFPALISNMRRVLSWGVDFIQLREKDLPDRELLKLTKNAVALACGTQCRILVNGRPDVALAGGAHGVHLPSAGIRASDLRPHLPIGFVLGVSTHSLREARRAAVDGADYILLGPIFRTASKIGYGNPLGLNHFSRICSALSIPVFGLGGIGPDRIGRVLKAGASGIAGISLFQQNLHLLSRSSNNWRTQRLSERNEPTWTR; from the coding sequence TTGTCCCGCGTTAGGCGGCCGGTCTTCTGTTACATCACGGACCGCCATCAACTGCCTGTCGCTTCCTTTCCCGCCCTGATCTCAAACATGAGACGCGTCCTGTCGTGGGGGGTCGACTTCATTCAATTGAGAGAAAAAGACCTCCCCGACCGCGAACTTCTTAAACTGACAAAGAATGCGGTGGCGCTGGCCTGCGGCACCCAATGCCGGATTCTGGTCAATGGCAGACCGGATGTTGCCCTTGCGGGGGGCGCCCATGGCGTCCACCTTCCGTCGGCAGGAATCAGAGCTTCCGACCTAAGGCCGCATCTTCCCATAGGTTTTGTTCTGGGGGTCTCAACTCACTCGTTGCGCGAGGCCCGGCGCGCTGCAGTCGATGGTGCTGATTACATCCTGTTGGGTCCGATCTTCCGCACGGCATCCAAGATCGGTTATGGTAATCCACTGGGACTGAACCACTTCAGCCGGATTTGTTCCGCTCTCTCCATACCGGTTTTCGGACTGGGAGGCATAGGGCCCGACCGCATAGGCCGCGTTCTCAAGGCTGGCGCTTCTGGCATCGCAGGCATCAGCCTATTCCAGCAAAACCTGCATCTCCTCTCTCGCAGCAGCAATAATTGGCGAACACAGCGCCTGAGCGAGCGCAATGAACCAACATGGACCCGATGA
- a CDS encoding zf-HC2 domain-containing protein, producing MTCSKYPPMLSRLLDRELSSSETAEVEDHLSQCENCRALLEHWQLQGTHLRSHLGRHVLGDGFVRKVLPANPLQERGTGKAIPRARGGYGLVRWLPAAAVILAAMVVLSQFFSSRDGVGYAKVIDPGELEVLQSAAWVRATAGELLHPGDWLRNPMGGAPEILWRDSCRLTLDAGTLAHFPDNGLQSRDQVVLMSGALLSEIQTGAQDFQVRTPAGSVTSSAGRFTVRVTQLSVPQLEVAADRSEILTGTVVSIGEVSVQDGKVRIEAAQGTREVPAGETAVFSETPPAPNSALPKAVEASLRVVAGASGRGALSSSLTADAEGLCLEVEAANISLKKLLEWSTAAEVRGGEDTNVAGSLRFLANSRPQSVASSVGTALGLPISFRQEKAFHAMTAGPSNPTPTPDWIKGSFSFERSQNGLISFDFRAMPAGRAFQILRSAVTDLPGLAAEAEGLPITLHASALNPAEATAWIGKALGLQIKKEDHQVGIIEIGSPAIGAPEAHAPSTRNEPQDSTLQASPVSTGAAAEFHPGAAELSPSAAVPRSLANTAATFVPPAPPPVVRHLWSVLGGSMSAAGSYNRAPLSGDTSVIKGKISLKTRELFGIAELIAPPRPSLHLIWPVLGLEGSYAAEAAYLVTNHMGLPAHTLWSGYNCEGQLIAQIAILVNGSSTLSVLPSRDLPACLGPGGHWETLSNLYLVGSRESEQDPGTMLGLPMESERVIGDRSFPLAWFNQLGVSLWLANPAGEDACVELALMSGKRVFSTERVTIPAHGGMLWTDVPSGNAPGLTVAVRVSQGSVATGLK from the coding sequence ATGACCTGCTCAAAATATCCTCCCATGCTGTCTCGACTCCTGGATCGAGAACTCTCCTCCTCGGAGACTGCCGAGGTTGAGGACCATCTGTCCCAGTGCGAGAATTGCCGGGCGCTACTGGAACATTGGCAGCTTCAAGGCACTCATTTGCGCAGCCACCTGGGCCGCCATGTATTGGGCGATGGTTTTGTCAGGAAAGTCCTGCCCGCAAATCCCTTGCAGGAGAGGGGGACCGGCAAGGCAATACCACGAGCGCGGGGAGGGTATGGTCTGGTTCGATGGCTTCCAGCGGCAGCGGTCATTCTGGCGGCGATGGTTGTTCTGAGCCAGTTCTTTTCAAGCAGGGATGGCGTTGGATATGCCAAGGTCATAGATCCGGGTGAGCTGGAAGTGCTGCAATCGGCTGCGTGGGTGCGCGCCACTGCAGGCGAACTCCTGCATCCAGGTGACTGGTTGCGCAATCCGATGGGAGGCGCTCCCGAAATCTTGTGGCGCGACTCCTGCCGCCTGACCCTGGACGCGGGGACGTTGGCGCATTTCCCCGACAACGGCCTACAATCCCGTGACCAGGTAGTTCTGATGAGTGGAGCTCTCCTGTCCGAGATCCAGACCGGAGCGCAGGATTTTCAGGTGCGCACACCCGCAGGTTCGGTGACCTCATCCGCCGGCCGCTTCACCGTCAGAGTGACCCAACTGTCCGTGCCACAGCTGGAGGTGGCGGCTGACCGTTCGGAGATTCTGACCGGGACGGTCGTCTCTATCGGTGAAGTCAGCGTCCAGGACGGGAAGGTGAGGATTGAAGCGGCGCAGGGAACCCGGGAAGTCCCGGCGGGCGAGACTGCAGTTTTCTCCGAGACTCCGCCTGCCCCCAACTCGGCGCTCCCCAAGGCCGTGGAAGCATCTCTCAGAGTTGTCGCCGGCGCTTCTGGGAGGGGCGCACTCTCATCGTCTCTTACTGCGGATGCGGAAGGGCTGTGCCTGGAGGTCGAGGCAGCCAACATCAGTCTCAAGAAGTTGCTCGAATGGTCGACTGCTGCCGAAGTCCGTGGCGGCGAAGATACCAACGTGGCCGGCAGCCTGCGATTCCTTGCAAACTCGCGCCCGCAATCTGTGGCATCCTCGGTTGGGACTGCGCTTGGCTTGCCCATTTCCTTCCGGCAGGAGAAGGCCTTCCATGCCATGACTGCGGGGCCGTCGAACCCGACGCCGACACCAGACTGGATCAAGGGGAGTTTCAGCTTTGAGAGGTCTCAGAACGGACTTATCTCCTTCGACTTCCGCGCCATGCCGGCCGGTCGAGCTTTTCAAATTCTGCGCTCGGCCGTGACCGATCTACCCGGGCTTGCTGCCGAGGCCGAAGGGCTGCCGATCACCCTGCATGCTTCGGCGCTGAACCCGGCGGAGGCGACGGCTTGGATCGGCAAGGCGCTCGGTCTGCAGATCAAGAAGGAGGATCACCAGGTCGGGATCATCGAGATCGGGAGCCCGGCGATTGGCGCGCCAGAAGCTCACGCCCCTTCAACCCGGAATGAGCCGCAGGACTCCACACTGCAAGCCTCCCCGGTCAGCACCGGAGCGGCTGCAGAATTTCATCCCGGTGCTGCCGAACTGTCCCCGTCAGCGGCAGTGCCGCGATCCCTGGCAAACACTGCAGCTACATTCGTGCCACCGGCCCCGCCCCCGGTCGTGCGGCATCTCTGGAGCGTTCTTGGCGGCAGTATGTCCGCCGCGGGCTCCTACAACCGCGCTCCCCTGAGTGGGGACACGTCGGTGATTAAAGGCAAAATCTCCCTCAAAACCCGCGAGCTCTTCGGCATCGCTGAACTGATCGCCCCGCCACGGCCTTCTCTGCATCTGATCTGGCCGGTGCTCGGGCTCGAAGGCTCCTACGCGGCAGAAGCGGCGTATCTGGTAACCAACCACATGGGATTGCCCGCACACACCCTGTGGAGTGGCTACAATTGTGAAGGGCAGCTGATCGCGCAAATCGCCATTTTGGTGAATGGCTCCTCGACTCTCTCGGTGTTGCCATCGAGAGATCTACCCGCCTGCCTCGGTCCAGGCGGTCACTGGGAAACACTCAGCAACCTCTACCTGGTCGGATCTCGCGAAAGCGAACAGGACCCTGGAACTATGCTTGGGCTCCCCATGGAATCGGAGCGGGTAATTGGTGACCGTTCTTTCCCGTTGGCATGGTTCAACCAGCTCGGAGTCAGCCTGTGGCTTGCCAACCCCGCCGGAGAAGATGCCTGCGTCGAACTGGCCCTCATGTCGGGCAAAAGAGTCTTTTCCACGGAACGAGTGACCATTCCAGCGCATGGCGGGATGCTCTGGACCGATGTCCCCTCCGGAAACGCTCCCGGCCTGACGGTCGCAGTGCGCGTTTCGCAGGGATCGGTGGCGACTGGACTGAAGTAA
- the rpsP gene encoding 30S ribosomal protein S16, with the protein MGGVLLRIRLTRMGAKKKPFYRVVVTERRQARDGSFVEIVGHYNPVANPPSVELNMDRVRHWIERGAQPSETVRSLIKKAPAQVPASGG; encoded by the coding sequence ATGGGAGGAGTTTTGTTAAGGATACGATTGACTCGAATGGGTGCGAAGAAGAAGCCGTTTTACCGTGTTGTGGTTACTGAGCGACGACAGGCTCGCGACGGAAGTTTCGTGGAGATCGTGGGACATTACAATCCCGTGGCAAACCCGCCATCTGTTGAATTGAACATGGATAGGGTTCGTCACTGGATCGAACGTGGCGCGCAACCTTCCGAGACGGTGCGCTCTCTGATCAAAAAGGCTCCGGCACAGGTGCCTGCCAGTGGAGGCTAG
- the rplS gene encoding 50S ribosomal protein L19: MNLLQAVDNSQLRTDIPRLRSGDTVRVHVKIKEGDKYRIQLFEGVVLCIKRHGISSTFTVRKVSSGYGVERIFPLHSPVIEKVEVVKQGKVRRARLYYLRGRRGKAARLKDVGKTERQTPGVPSEE, encoded by the coding sequence ATGAATTTGCTGCAAGCGGTCGATAATTCTCAGTTGAGGACCGATATTCCCAGGCTCCGTTCTGGTGACACAGTGCGCGTTCACGTCAAGATCAAGGAAGGGGACAAATACCGGATCCAGCTCTTTGAAGGCGTGGTGCTGTGCATCAAACGGCATGGAATATCTTCCACTTTTACGGTTCGGAAGGTCTCTTCCGGCTATGGAGTCGAGCGCATTTTCCCGCTCCACTCTCCCGTCATCGAAAAGGTGGAGGTGGTAAAGCAGGGGAAAGTGCGTCGCGCGCGGTTGTACTATCTCCGTGGGCGCCGTGGCAAAGCTGCCCGGCTGAAGGATGTCGGAAAAACAGAACGCCAGACACCAGGCGTTCCGAGTGAGGAGTAA
- a CDS encoding ribonuclease HII gives MWSYDYFEKTLRQTGFRIIAGVDEVGRGALAGPVWAAAVVFDGAGDYGSIRDSKVLSARKRRLLAERIHTEALGVGFGWVSESEIDRINILQATYKAMHQAVAQLPVVPDVVLVDGFVLPGLELPCIGIVGGDSRSYSIAAASIVAKVRRDAVMTSLASEYPHYGFDRNMGYGTEFHRRAIASHGPSPYHRQTFRSVRPVGANDGQ, from the coding sequence ATGTGGAGCTACGATTACTTCGAGAAGACTCTGCGGCAGACCGGCTTTCGAATCATTGCGGGAGTCGATGAGGTAGGCCGTGGGGCGCTGGCCGGCCCGGTTTGGGCCGCGGCGGTCGTGTTTGACGGGGCGGGGGATTATGGCTCAATACGCGATTCCAAAGTCTTGAGCGCGCGAAAGCGGCGGCTGCTGGCGGAACGGATTCATACGGAGGCGCTGGGCGTGGGCTTCGGTTGGGTTTCCGAATCCGAGATCGATCGGATCAACATTCTGCAGGCCACCTATAAGGCCATGCATCAAGCCGTCGCCCAACTGCCTGTGGTGCCCGACGTGGTGCTCGTGGACGGTTTCGTACTCCCAGGACTCGAGTTGCCCTGCATCGGTATTGTCGGGGGCGACTCCCGTTCTTACTCCATAGCCGCCGCATCCATCGTGGCCAAGGTGAGGCGCGATGCTGTTATGACCTCTCTGGCGTCGGAGTACCCGCATTACGGCTTCGACCGTAACATGGGTTATGGCACCGAGTTTCATCGGCGCGCGATTGCCAGCCACGGACCTTCTCCCTATCATCGACAAACTTTTCGAAGCGTCCGACCCGTGGGAGCGAATGATGGCCAGTGA
- a CDS encoding RNA polymerase sigma factor, translated as MNTVLGLAYNYVGNFSTAEDIAQETFVQAFQSLASLRDGARFKVWLLKIARNKCIDTIRRNPHWVSLDQNRGLQKEVFQKPVSTRDELVVEFTEDDLFVALGSLRQDYREIFVMKHIDNLSYKEISHVLGMTVSAVGEKLYRVRSMIRAKLEDMKLGSDLS; from the coding sequence ATGAACACCGTACTGGGTCTGGCATACAACTATGTCGGCAACTTCTCGACTGCTGAGGATATTGCCCAGGAGACGTTTGTTCAGGCGTTTCAATCCCTTGCCAGCCTGCGTGATGGAGCGCGATTCAAAGTGTGGCTCTTGAAGATCGCCCGCAACAAGTGCATTGACACCATCCGGCGCAATCCGCACTGGGTCTCGCTGGACCAGAACAGGGGACTGCAAAAGGAGGTTTTCCAGAAGCCGGTTTCTACCCGTGATGAGCTGGTGGTTGAGTTTACAGAGGATGACTTGTTCGTGGCCCTGGGATCGCTCAGGCAGGACTATCGCGAGATCTTCGTCATGAAACATATCGACAATCTCTCTTATAAGGAGATCTCCCATGTGCTCGGTATGACCGTTTCCGCAGTGGGCGAGAAGCTCTACCGGGTGCGCTCAATGATTCGCGCGAAGCTTGAAGACATGAAACTCGGGAGCGATCTATCATGA
- a CDS encoding tetratricopeptide repeat protein has translation MMASDSKAKVLRDGERYVQQGKISLAISEYLKIAKEEPEDVLTLNTLGDLYLRQGKVSDANRLFLRVADNYARNNFLLKAIAVYKKILNIDPKNMEVNLLLASLCARQGMNVEARSQYMYIGDMCAREGKTSESLEAYEKVVEIDPMNAPMQLKLAESYLAKDGKEKAQLLFVGAARALMKTGDIVGAMASFRRALAINLTSSEALKGFLESALQANDLQGALDQVKESISSVPDDPAIQELLGRAYLASGDLEHAEPCFRAAIRTDDSRYGNFLVLSKLFLEAGDPDRALGCLDQIAPVLICRRETARLAEAYDLILADHPAHLATLKKLADILTGTNEDVRQVAVLEKMTQLYQNSGSPAEALETVAKILEIHPESETHLAQHRQLFEQAFPGASYKKPRGVMEAQRKFASSLDASAGIAAVGLAGDDNTGSAVIEVDLLLNYGMKDKALQLLRTLEAKRPTDKEVKLRLLSLYGESGEHRRAAEQCVLLSVLHRKSGDLVAAQKSWDEAGKLAPDWANADLDVTAFARERGINLEAAKGAAPVKETGGSQEVDLSGDLSEIFFKDAQGDGQGVPGRVENQPGGPPDAIAEEFPQEIPQSPAPESIEEQMQEVDFYIRLGFQDEARAKLDEIALAFPGHPELAPRYTQLGLAPTEAANVIALAPPEPSLSAHPTTASEPGRPAHAPLVPAGVKAVASPSSTRSDLSESDLQIATGRFGENQWFEPASKEAFEMPARVEAFAVPPVAESTHVPPAMSRSTAEVPDNSMFADLIAEVNSLTDQEIALEDFETHFNLGTAFHEMGLIEDAIKEFQTSVKALNPSKSPKETIQCCGMLSTCFLEKGMPRSAIRWCQTGLNIKEISSHEATALRYDMGVAHAMAGDPERALECFGTIFGVDPSYRDVAQRIDDLKSGLERHAP, from the coding sequence ATGATGGCCAGTGACAGTAAAGCCAAAGTCCTGCGTGACGGGGAACGGTATGTCCAGCAGGGCAAGATTTCTCTCGCGATCAGCGAGTACCTCAAGATCGCCAAGGAAGAACCTGAAGACGTCCTGACCCTCAACACCCTCGGCGACCTGTACCTCCGACAGGGGAAGGTGAGTGATGCAAATCGCCTGTTCCTCCGCGTGGCGGACAATTACGCCCGCAACAATTTCCTGCTGAAAGCGATCGCGGTCTACAAGAAGATCCTCAACATCGACCCGAAAAACATGGAAGTGAACTTGCTGCTCGCTTCCCTGTGTGCACGCCAGGGGATGAACGTCGAAGCCCGGAGCCAGTACATGTACATCGGCGATATGTGCGCCCGGGAAGGAAAGACGAGTGAGTCCCTGGAAGCCTACGAGAAGGTGGTCGAAATCGACCCCATGAACGCTCCGATGCAGCTGAAGCTGGCGGAGAGTTACCTGGCGAAGGACGGCAAGGAAAAGGCACAGCTGCTATTCGTGGGCGCTGCGCGTGCCCTGATGAAAACCGGCGACATTGTGGGCGCAATGGCGTCGTTCCGGCGTGCTCTTGCGATCAACTTGACCAGTTCCGAGGCGTTGAAGGGCTTTCTCGAGTCTGCATTGCAGGCGAACGACCTCCAAGGAGCGCTGGATCAGGTCAAGGAATCAATCAGCAGTGTTCCCGACGATCCCGCAATACAGGAACTGCTGGGTCGAGCCTATCTGGCTTCAGGTGACCTCGAGCATGCCGAGCCGTGTTTCCGGGCGGCGATCCGTACCGACGACTCCCGCTACGGCAACTTCCTGGTTTTAAGCAAGCTGTTTCTGGAAGCAGGTGATCCGGATCGAGCTTTAGGCTGCCTGGATCAGATCGCCCCTGTCCTCATCTGCCGCCGAGAGACAGCAAGACTCGCGGAGGCCTATGACCTGATCCTGGCGGACCATCCCGCCCACCTGGCAACCCTGAAGAAGCTGGCCGACATACTCACCGGCACCAACGAGGATGTGCGTCAAGTCGCCGTGCTGGAGAAGATGACGCAGCTCTATCAAAATTCGGGCAGCCCGGCTGAAGCCCTGGAAACGGTTGCAAAAATCCTGGAGATTCATCCGGAAAGCGAGACGCACCTAGCCCAGCATCGCCAGCTCTTCGAGCAGGCTTTCCCCGGGGCTTCTTATAAAAAGCCACGAGGCGTGATGGAAGCCCAGCGCAAATTTGCCTCCAGCCTGGACGCTTCCGCGGGTATTGCCGCCGTCGGTCTGGCCGGCGACGACAACACCGGTTCCGCTGTCATCGAAGTCGACCTTCTTCTCAACTATGGGATGAAGGACAAAGCCCTCCAGCTTCTGCGCACCCTGGAAGCCAAAAGACCCACGGATAAGGAAGTGAAGCTCCGGCTATTGTCACTCTATGGCGAATCCGGCGAGCATCGTCGGGCGGCCGAACAGTGCGTCTTGTTATCCGTTCTACACCGCAAGTCGGGCGATTTAGTAGCAGCTCAGAAGTCATGGGACGAAGCCGGCAAGCTCGCTCCGGATTGGGCAAATGCCGACCTGGATGTGACCGCTTTTGCTCGAGAGCGTGGCATCAACCTGGAAGCCGCAAAGGGGGCAGCCCCGGTTAAGGAGACCGGCGGGAGCCAGGAAGTCGACCTGTCGGGCGACTTGTCCGAGATTTTCTTTAAAGATGCGCAAGGTGATGGGCAAGGGGTGCCGGGTCGGGTAGAGAATCAACCCGGGGGCCCACCCGATGCCATCGCCGAAGAGTTCCCGCAGGAGATTCCTCAATCACCTGCGCCGGAGTCGATTGAAGAGCAGATGCAGGAGGTCGACTTTTACATCCGCCTGGGATTTCAGGACGAGGCTCGTGCGAAACTCGACGAGATCGCGTTGGCCTTCCCGGGCCACCCGGAACTGGCACCACGTTACACCCAGCTTGGTCTCGCACCCACCGAGGCTGCGAATGTGATCGCACTGGCACCACCCGAGCCGAGTCTCTCCGCACACCCGACAACGGCTTCGGAACCTGGACGTCCGGCACATGCCCCCTTGGTTCCCGCAGGCGTCAAAGCAGTTGCATCACCCTCCTCCACTCGCAGCGACCTGTCAGAGAGTGACCTGCAGATTGCGACCGGCCGCTTCGGCGAAAATCAGTGGTTTGAGCCGGCCAGCAAAGAGGCCTTCGAGATGCCTGCGAGGGTGGAAGCGTTTGCCGTGCCCCCTGTGGCCGAATCAACCCACGTGCCTCCGGCCATGAGCCGGTCCACCGCTGAAGTTCCAGACAACTCCATGTTTGCCGACCTGATCGCTGAAGTGAACTCCCTGACCGATCAGGAGATCGCTCTGGAGGATTTCGAGACCCACTTCAATCTCGGCACCGCGTTTCACGAAATGGGACTGATCGAAGATGCAATCAAGGAATTCCAAACCTCGGTGAAAGCACTGAACCCCTCGAAATCGCCCAAGGAGACTATCCAGTGCTGCGGGATGCTGAGCACCTGCTTCCTGGAAAAGGGTATGCCTCGCTCAGCCATCCGCTGGTGCCAGACCGGATTGAATATCAAGGAGATTTCTTCACACGAAGCGACCGCCCTCCGGTATGATATGGGCGTTGCCCATGCTATGGCGGGTGATCCCGAGCGGGCATTGGAGTGCTTTGGCACGATTTTCGGCGTCGATCCAAGCTATCGCGACGTAGCCCAAAGGATCGATGACCTCAAGAGCGGGCTCGAACGGCATGCCCCTTAG
- the ffh gene encoding signal recognition particle protein: protein MLENLSNKLQKILKDLRGQGRVSERHIDETGREIRNALLDADVHFKIAKDFVQRVKERALGQEVLESLTPGQQVVKVVRDELIELLGGTQAELQFSKQPPTVYLLVGLQGSGKTTTAAKLGLWLSRNNHTPLLFSVDVYRPAAVEQLRVLCADNQLGYFDATGNDDPIARTEQGMRHARNAGYDVVLIDTAGRLHIDDEMMAELDRIKKVTQPAEILLVADAMTGQDAVRSAKEFHDRMGLTGVLLTKLDGDARGGAALSIKTVTGQPIKFVGTGEKVDALEPFYPDRLAGRILGMGDVLSLIEKAEKVVDEQEAVEMAEKLRKEEFTLDDFRDQLRQIRKLGSLEQIMGMLPNIGPMRGINQMKVDEKELVHIEAIISSMTPREREAHHILNGSRKKRISRGSGRPVQEINQLLKQYLEARKMMKSLSRGIIPRMFKGMRFPG, encoded by the coding sequence ATGTTAGAGAATCTGTCGAACAAGCTCCAAAAAATCCTTAAAGACCTTCGTGGCCAGGGCCGCGTTTCGGAACGTCACATCGACGAAACGGGCCGGGAGATCAGGAATGCTCTCCTCGATGCCGATGTCCACTTCAAGATCGCCAAGGATTTTGTTCAACGAGTGAAAGAACGCGCCCTGGGCCAGGAGGTGCTGGAGTCCCTGACCCCTGGGCAGCAGGTTGTGAAAGTCGTACGGGATGAGCTCATCGAGCTTCTCGGGGGTACTCAGGCTGAACTCCAGTTCTCCAAACAGCCCCCGACCGTCTACCTCTTGGTAGGGCTGCAGGGCTCGGGCAAAACCACCACGGCTGCCAAACTGGGGCTGTGGTTGTCCCGGAACAACCACACGCCGTTGCTGTTCTCCGTGGATGTGTACCGGCCTGCGGCAGTTGAGCAGCTTCGTGTCCTGTGCGCGGACAACCAGCTGGGCTATTTTGACGCGACGGGCAATGATGATCCTATTGCACGCACCGAGCAGGGAATGCGCCACGCGCGCAACGCGGGCTACGATGTAGTCCTGATCGACACGGCCGGGCGGCTCCATATCGATGACGAGATGATGGCCGAACTGGACCGGATCAAGAAAGTCACCCAGCCGGCCGAGATCCTGCTGGTGGCCGATGCTATGACCGGCCAGGACGCCGTCCGGAGTGCGAAGGAGTTTCACGACCGCATGGGCCTCACCGGGGTATTGCTCACCAAACTGGACGGTGATGCGCGGGGGGGCGCGGCACTCTCGATCAAGACTGTCACGGGGCAGCCGATCAAGTTTGTCGGGACGGGGGAAAAAGTGGATGCCCTGGAGCCATTCTACCCGGACCGCCTTGCCGGTCGCATCCTGGGCATGGGAGACGTGCTTTCGCTCATCGAAAAAGCGGAAAAGGTCGTAGACGAGCAGGAAGCCGTCGAAATGGCCGAGAAGCTGCGCAAGGAGGAGTTCACCCTCGACGACTTTCGCGATCAGCTCCGCCAGATCCGCAAACTCGGCTCGCTGGAGCAGATCATGGGGATGCTCCCCAACATCGGACCCATGCGCGGGATCAATCAGATGAAGGTCGATGAAAAGGAGCTGGTACATATCGAGGCCATCATCAGCTCGATGACGCCCAGGGAGCGTGAGGCTCACCATATCCTCAATGGCAGCCGCAAGAAGCGGATTTCGCGCGGGAGCGGCCGCCCGGTGCAGGAAATCAATCAGTTGTTGAAGCAATACCTGGAAGCCCGGAAGATGATGAAAAGCCTGAGCCGCGGCATCATCCCTCGTATGTTCAAGGGGATGCGTTTCCCAGGTTAA